The genomic window TTCGTTCCAGAGTATCGACCGGACTCTTTTGCAGATACAACAAAGAAATCACATCTGATGATTCCTGATACGACATCTTTGTACTGAGATAATGCATTACCTCGCGAAACCACGGCGAATATGTGTTGGCTGGCATCTGAATCATGACATCCACAGGATACAAATCAATCTTGCGGCCAAGATCAACGCCATAAACATACTGCTCAAACTGATGCTCACCAAAGATCGTTCGGATGGACCGTTGTCGGGGTTCTTCGCTGCGATGAAGCACTTCACCAGTTTCTGTCTGGATCTTATCTCCCAAGTCGCCATCGCCAAGCATTTCCAGGTACAACGAGATTGCTGAAGCGCCAATTTGAGCAACCGATTGTTGAACATGTTGCTCGAAATCACGAATCGGCATGCATTCCTGTACAGCACGATTGACTTCTGAGGCGAGTCGATCAAATAGGCCAAACAGGAAGTTGGGGTTGATTGAAGAAGATGTGTCTGGGATAATCATTATTGGGTCTCCTGCGATGTTTGGTTGTTAGAACCCCTGATATCGCAGAAAGACCCATCTTGTTACACCCCAATTTGCTAAATCAGTTACCCAACCCTCCCGAATGACCGGTTGCACTCTCTGGCGACGTTAATAACGAGTGCGATATGTTTCATTTCTGGAGCTACATGTCAGTGGTGCAAATTTTGCCATGGCAGACGGTTCAGTAAGGTTTATACGCTATTTGGAAAGTGATTTGTTGCCTTTATTGGCTACCAGAGGTGACTGATTTTCCAATTCGTTTTACATTTCAAACTGCTAATATAACAGGAATGTAATTTACCCCCACGTGGGCTGTGCTGACAGAAGAAATGCTTCAGCAGGTGCGGCGAATCCACCTGCAGGCCAAAAAACTGGTTCAATCCCGCCTCAGTGGGGATTATCGCTCGATTTTCAAAGGCAGTGGGCTGATTTTCGACGAAGTTCGCGAATATCAGCCCGGCGATGATGTGCGTACCATCGACTGGAATGTCACCGCACGGATGAACCAGCCATTTATTAAAAGATTCTCAGAAGAGCGGGAGCAAACTCTTTGTATCGTGGTGGATGTCAGCAATAGCCACGATTTTGGTTCCCGCGTGCGGACGAAACGCACCGTTGCTGCAGAAATGGCAGCCGTATTGGCGTTGAGTGCGATGGCCAATAACGATCAGGTGGGACTGATTATGGGCAGCACCGATCTGGAACTATTTCTGCAACCTGGGCGTGGGCATTCCCACATGTTACGATTGGTGCGGGAAATCCTGTTCTTTCAACCGAAACACCCTGGCGGTTCGCTAGCGAACCTGCTGGCTAATACGCACCGATTGCTTCCCAAACGAGCCATTGTGGTGCTGTTCAGCGATTTCATCGATCAGCACTACCAGAAAGAGCTTCGTATTGCGGCCCACCGTCACGATCTGATTGCCGTCCGAATTACCGATCCACTGGAACAACAACTCCCCACCATCGGGTGGTGCACGCTACGCGATGCGGAAACACAACAGCAAGTGGTGCTCAACCTCTCCGATCGCCAGGTTCAAGCCGAAATATTGCGATCAATTCAGAAAATTTCAGAAAATACCTCAAATCCTGCCGCACGGTGGGTGTTGATCTATTGGAAGTTTCAACCACCGACGACCATTTTGCGAAATTGGTGGATTTGTTTGCCCGCCGAGAACAACGAATCAGGAAACATCGCCAGTGAAATCAACCGTGCTGATGTTGCTTTTCCTCCCCACACTGGGTCTGGGTGCGGAACCACAATGGCAGGCGACACGCTTTTCAGGAAGTCAGCAGGTCACGGTGCAATTCTTCATCAACAAGGCAGAAGTGGCACTTCATGAAGACATTCGCTTGAATATAAAGGTTTCGGGCCCTGCACCTTTGGTGGTGAAAATTGCCAGCAATCCTCTTTTGGACAATCCCCACTGGCTGGCACTGTCCACAACGGAGCCGGTAACGCAAGTGCTTACAAATCAAGCAGTTTGGGAAATTCGTTACCGATATTCTCCACTTCATCCGGGGGACTTGCCACTGCAGCTTGCCCCACTGACGATCGAATCAGGTGGGAATCCCCAGTTCACCATCGAAATGCCGGATCCAATATTCATTAAAGTCCCACAAGTGGAAACTGCGGCCGATTTAAGCAATCTGCGGGAGAAACTGGAAGTCGAGGCCCCACCAGATTTGCCAAAGGGCAGCACCCGCTCGATTTGGTGGCGAATCGTTCTCGTGGGGGGCGGAATATTGTTGCTGAGCCTGGGTTGGTATGAATATCGCAGAAGAAAGCGAATCCCACCCACGCCAATTGCAATGTACGACACCACGTGGGCTACAGAACAGGTACAAAACTGGACTGGCAGCGGAGATGAGTTGCGGCAAATACTGACAAACCACCTGTCTTGGCGGTGCCAGCAGAATGTGGAGCATCTGACCCCAGCGGAACTGTCTCAACTGCTTATTTTGATAGGATTTACGACAGAATTAGCCGATGAAATGGAATCGATTCTGGCAGCATTGGATGCCCACCGTTACGGTGGGGAGGAATTGCCAGTGAATATCCAGCACCACTGCCTGAAGTGGCTGGATTCCTTTGAATAACTTCAAAACATGAGAGCTGAAATCAGTTTGATCGCATTATCCCTGTATTTGATTACCCGCAGTAATGGACGGCATATACTGGAAGTGTAGTTTGTCCGAAGTCAATACAGAAATTAGGGCTGCCAGTGCGTATCATCTGATTCAAATGACTACAAGCTATGAACAATTTAGGCAACGAAGGGGTCCGTTCGAGTCTAACGGAAGCCTATCTATTTTGGAGGATCAGTATGTTACGATTTTTCAGGCAATCTATCTTTTTTGCCATATGTGTGAGTTACTCGAACAGTATATCTCTCGCTGACAACAAACCAAACATTGTCATTATTCTGGCAGATGACCTCGGAAACGCCGACCTCGGTTACCGTGGCAGTAAGATCAAAACTCCAAATATTGATGCACTTGCTAAGAGCGGCGTTCGGTTAGAATCTTACTACGGTTTGCCTGTCTGCACACCTGCACGTGCAGCACTAATGACTGGCCGTTACCCAATGCGACACGGGTTACAGACGTTGGTCATTTTCCCAAGCCATAAATACGGCCTGCCTGTTGACGAGAAAACCCTTCCAGAAGCTCTCAAAGAGGTAAATTACAGCACATATATGGTCGGAAAATGGCACCTGGGCCATGCAGACAAAAAATACTGGCCGAACCAGCGAGGATTTGACCATTTTTATGGCAATGTGGTTGGTGAAGTAGATTACTTCACAAAAGACCGTGGCGGGATCATTGACTGGCAGCGTAACGGCACTTTCATCAAAGAAGAAGGCTACTATACCGAGCAGATTGGCGATGAGGCGGTCAAACTGATTGAAGGCCATAATAAATCAAAACCAATGTTTTTGTACTTTGCCTCACTTGCTCCACATGCTCCCTATCAAGCCCCGAAAGAAGATGTTGATGCATACAAAGATATATTCCCGAATAAAGAACAGCGTGAGTACGCCGCGATGATCACTGGGCTTGATTCACAGGTTGGTCGAATTGTTTCGGCATTGGAAAAGAAGGGGATGCGAGATAACACACTGATTCTGTTTACTTCTGATAATGGTGGGGCGACCAGTGCACTTTTTGCAACGGGTGCTCGTTCGCCGGAAGAACGGGAAGCCAGCGGGGGTGTTGAACTTGGATCCAAACCTCCTGCTTCAAACGCACCCTATCTGGGTGGCAAGGGTGGTTTGCACGAAGGTGGAGTCCGGTTGCCCGCAATCGTCAACTGGCCCGGAAAACTGAAACCGGCAGTGGTGAACGCACCTTTACACCATGTCGATGTCATGCCAACCATTCTGTCTATTGTCAAAGGTAAAGGTGACCCGACAAAACCTTTTGATGGCAAGGATGCTACTGCGACAATCATGGAAGGAAAACCATCGCCACATGAGGATATTCTCATTAATGTGGAGGCATTTCGTGGGGCAATCCGAAAAGGTAAGTGGAAACTCGTCAAAATAGCACTCCTGCCGGGTAAAACAG from Zavarzinella sp. includes these protein-coding regions:
- a CDS encoding DUF58 domain-containing protein → MLTEEMLQQVRRIHLQAKKLVQSRLSGDYRSIFKGSGLIFDEVREYQPGDDVRTIDWNVTARMNQPFIKRFSEEREQTLCIVVDVSNSHDFGSRVRTKRTVAAEMAAVLALSAMANNDQVGLIMGSTDLELFLQPGRGHSHMLRLVREILFFQPKHPGGSLANLLANTHRLLPKRAIVVLFSDFIDQHYQKELRIAAHRHDLIAVRITDPLEQQLPTIGWCTLRDAETQQQVVLNLSDRQVQAEILRSIQKISENTSNPAARWVLIYWKFQPPTTILRNWWICLPAENNESGNIASEINRADVAFPPHTGSGCGTTMAGDTLFRKSAGHGAILHQQGRSGTS
- a CDS encoding arylsulfatase, whose product is MLRFFRQSIFFAICVSYSNSISLADNKPNIVIILADDLGNADLGYRGSKIKTPNIDALAKSGVRLESYYGLPVCTPARAALMTGRYPMRHGLQTLVIFPSHKYGLPVDEKTLPEALKEVNYSTYMVGKWHLGHADKKYWPNQRGFDHFYGNVVGEVDYFTKDRGGIIDWQRNGTFIKEEGYYTEQIGDEAVKLIEGHNKSKPMFLYFASLAPHAPYQAPKEDVDAYKDIFPNKEQREYAAMITGLDSQVGRIVSALEKKGMRDNTLILFTSDNGGATSALFATGARSPEEREASGGVELGSKPPASNAPYLGGKGGLHEGGVRLPAIVNWPGKLKPAVVNAPLHHVDVMPTILSIVKGKGDPTKPFDGKDATATIMEGKPSPHEDILINVEAFRGAIRKGKWKLVKIALLPGKTELFDLELDPGEKENVADQNPEVVKDLESRLLSYAKQQKQSEWMKAQIDFLGFQGDTLLDPGYNIDRGLPTETPSLPKN